In a genomic window of Rhododendron vialii isolate Sample 1 chromosome 12a, ASM3025357v1:
- the LOC131312021 gene encoding uncharacterized protein LOC131312021 codes for MQHRVPNSHRELFGTEATMERGYPTLDHIGLPAPNDPCYFQQNQRMYVTEDTSQIVHDQYSRYSAVEEIVCQQLPSKREGEYDLHQNNVVGCYRYPTAALPQVPPPMHPNAPVCGRPECLPQDFLSPVIPFQGPGSCIVDPQ; via the exons ATGCAACATAGGGTACCGAACTCGCACCGAGAATTGTTTGGAACTGAGGCAACCATGGAACGTGGTTATCCAACTCTGGACCATATAGGTCTACCAGCTCCGAATGACCCATGTTACTTCCAACAAAATCAAAGGATGTACGTCACTGAAGATACGTCCCAGATTGTGCACGACCAATATTCCAG GTATAGTGCTGTGGAGGAGATAGTCTGTCAGCAATTGCCCTCTAAGAGGGAGGGAGAATATGATCTGCACCAGAACAATGTTGTTGGATGCTACCGCTACCCAACGGCTGCATTGCCTCAAGTTCCTCCACCAATGCATCCAAATGCCCCAGTGTGTGGTAGGCCTGAGTGCCTGCCGCAAGATTTCCTGTCTCCTGTTATTCCTTTTCAGGGGCCAGGTAGTTGTATCGTTGACCCACAGTAG